In Archocentrus centrarchus isolate MPI-CPG fArcCen1 chromosome 24, fArcCen1, whole genome shotgun sequence, one DNA window encodes the following:
- the asap2b gene encoding arf-GAP with SH3 domain, ANK repeat and PH domain-containing protein 2b — protein sequence MPELISVTEFIEETNDDYKAPTTSSFTTRMTHCRNAVAALEEALDLDRSVLHKIKKSVKAINSSGLAHVENEEQYVQSMQKFGENYLTRGDKDDGDIGSAFTKFVVFTRELSALFKNMLQNMNNIITFPLDSLLKGDLKGVKGDLKKPFDKSWKDYETKLAKIEKEKKENAKLHGMIRTEFSGGEIAEEMEKERRMFQLQMCEYLLKVNEIKVKKGVDFLQNLIKFYHAQCNFFQDGLKAAESLKPTVEKLSTDLTAIKQTQDGERKQLAQLRDTLKAALQSDQKEDAQAKQSAGYSLHQLQGDKAHGNERSGVLYKKSEGLRKVWQKRKCSVRNGFLTICHGTPNTPPAKLNLLTCQVKRNPDEKKSFDLFSHDRTYHFQAEDEAECQIWVSVLQNSKEEALNKAFKGDQDEGENNIVQELTKSIVGEVKKMSGNDSCCDCGAADPSWLSTNLGVLICIECSGIHREMGVHYSRIQSLDLDVLGTSELLLANNVGNASFNEIMEADLSAQEVMKPTPTSDMQMRKDYITAKYTEKRFAQRKCANAESRLQALYEAVRNRDILSLIQVYAEGVDLMETIPQPNEHEPGETVLHLAVRMVDRNSLHIVDFLAQNSGNLDKQTTKGSTALHYCCLTNNSECLKLLLRGKASVSITNEAGETPLDIAKRLRHKECEELLTQAQTGKFNVHVHVEYEWRLQNEDLDESDDEMEDKPIPQRREERPVSCFVPGSGLRQPNLAALARDAAFLARDKQRPAIPSTIISNETYGTMLDMNLPPLGQTPPLPPRGPSRGINKGPTVESVGRQRSSSDPPNPQTPERNSFVYVLPAPPPPPPPPPLPPLAPSRRTGTLETKATSAKNIPLAPLPPQPAGFSSASPVSPVPAPPCIPPPSPPRHKVPLLPPSHQARGPPGSKAPMSPPASVKIPPPERPAGRTQADKQGRQAVSPPNPSPPPPKPRTAFSKQKPQRVRAIYNCNADNPDELTFSEGETIVVDGEEDGEWWIGHIEGEPTRQGAFPRTFVHFLSE from the exons CTCATGTGGAAAACGAGGAGCAGTACGTTCAGTCCATGCAGAAGTTCGGGGAAAACTACCTGACCAGGGGTGACAAGGATGACGGCGACATCGGCTCCGCCTTCACCAAGTTTGTTGTTTTCACCAGAGAGCTGTCAGCACTCTTCAAGAACATG ctgcagaaCATGAACAACATCATCACGTTCCCTCTGGACAGCCTGCTGAAAGGAGACCTGAAAGGAGTGAAGGGG GATCTGAAGAAGCCGTTTGATAAGTCCTGGAAGGATTACGAGACCAAACT AGCGAAGATCgagaaggagaaaaaggagaatGCCAAGTTGCACGGGATGATTCGCACAGAGTTCAGCGGAGGCGAAATTGCCGAGgagatggagaaggagagacgAATGTTCCAGCTGCAGATgtgtgag TATCTGCTCAAAGTGAACGAGATCAAAGTGAAGAAAGGAGTTGACTTCCTCCAGAACCTCATCAAGTTTTACCACGCTCAGTGCAA tttttttCAGGATGGCCTGAAAGCTGCAGAGAGTCTGAAGCCGACCGTAGAGAAACTGTCCACAGACCTGACGGCG aTCAAACAGACTCAGGATGGAGAGAGGAAGCAGCTCGCTCAGCTCCGAGACACCCTGAAGGCAGCACTGCAGTCTGATCAGAAAGAG GACGCCCAGGCAAAGCAGAGTGCAGGTTACAGCCTCCATCAGCTGCAGGGTGACAAAGCCCACGGCAACGAGCGCTCCGGGGTCCTCTACAAGAAAAGCGAAGG GCTGAGGAAGGTGTGGCAGAAGAGGAAGTGCTCTGTAAGGAACGGCTTCCTGACCATCTGTCACGGCACG CCTAATACACCGCCAGCCAAGCTCAACCTGCTCACCTGCCAGGTGAAGAGGAACCCTGATGAGAAGAAGAGCTTCGACCTGTTCTCAC ACGACCGAACTTATCACTTCCAGGCCGAGGACGAGGCCGAGTGTCAGAT CTGGGTGTCAGTGCTGCAGAACAGCAAGGAGGAGGCGCTGAACAAGGCATTCAAAGGAGACCAGGACGAGGGCGAGAACAACATCGTCCAGGAGCTGACCAAATCCATCGtaggagaggtgaagaagatgaGTGGCAACGACAGCTGCTGCGACTGTGGAGCTGCAG ATCCCTCCTGGCTGTCCACCAACCTCGGGGTGCTGATCTGTATCGAGTGTTCGGGGATCCACAGGGAGATGGGGGTCCACTACTCCAGGATCCAGAGTCTGGACCTGGACGTCCTGGGAACCTCCGAGCTGCTG tTGGCAAATAACGTGGGAAACGCCAGCTTCAACGAGATCATGGAGGCAGATCTGTCAGCACAGGAAGTAATGAAACCAACGCCGACCAGTGACAT GCAGATGAGGAAGGACTACATCACAGCAAAGTACACCGAGAAGCGCTTCGCCCAGCGGAAGTGCGCTAATGCTGAGTCCAGGCTGCAGGCTCTGTACGAGGCTGTCAGAAACCGAGACATCCTGTCCCTCATCCAGGTCTACGCTGAGGGGGTGGACCTGATGGAGACCATCCCACAACCCAACGAACAT GAACCCGGAGAGACGGTGCTCCACCTGGCGGTCCGAATGGTCGACAGAAACTCGCTCCACATCGTTGACTTCCTCGCCCAAAACAG CGGGAACCTGGATAAGCAGACGACCAAAGGAAGCACGGCGCTGCATTACTGCTGCCTGACGAACAACAGCGAGTGtctcaaactgctgctgaggGGGAAAGCTTCAGTGTCCATCA CCAACGAAGCTGGAGAAACGCCGCTGGACATCGCCAAACGTCTGCGGCACAAAGAGTGTGAAGAGCTG CTGACTCAGGCTCAGACCGGAAAGTTCAACGTCCACGTTCATGTCGAGTACGAGTGGCGTCTCCAAAACGAAGACCTGGACGAGAGTGATGATGAGATGGAGGACAAG CCCATCCCACAGCGGCGGGAGGAGCGTCCGGTCAGCTGCTTCGTACCCGGCAGCGGACTCAGGCAGCCCAACCTGGCGGCGTTAGCGCGGGACGCCGCCTTCCTGGCACGGGACAAACAGAGGCCTGCGATCCCCAGCACCATCATCAGCAACGAGACCTACGGCACCATGCTGGACATGAACCTGCCGCCGCTGGGCCAGACACCCCCGCTGCCTCCCAGAGGGCcaagcagag GTATCAATAAAGGACCCACCGTGGAATCAGTAGGCAGACAGCGGTCGTCCTCCGACCCTCCCAACCCTCAGACCCCTGAGAGGAACTCCTTTGTGTACG TGCTccctgcaccaccaccaccacctcctcctcctcctcttcctcctcttgcaCCCAGCAGGAGAACTGGCACGTTGGAGACCAAAGCCACCTCAGCCAAGAACATCCCCCTCGCTCCTCTGCCTCCCCAACCAGCAGGATTCTCCTCAGCCAGCCCGGTGTCTCCAGTCCCAGCACCGCCCTGCATCCCACCTCCATCACCACCCCGCCATAAAGTTCCTCTCCTCCCACCCAGCCACCAGGCCAGAGGACCACCAGGATCCAAAGCCCCCATGTCTCCTCCTGC ATCAGTGAAGATTCCTCCTCCTGAGAGACCTGCAGGCAGGACTCAAGCAGACAAACAAG gTCGTCAGGCCGTATCCCCCCCAAATCCATCTCCTCCACCCCCCAAACCCAGAACTGCCTTTTCT aagcaGAAGCCTCAGAGGGTGAGGGCCATCTACAACTGTAATGCCGATAATCCAGATGAGCTGACGTTCTCTGAGGGAGAGACGATCGTGGTGGACGGCGAGGAGGACGGCGAGTGGTGG ATTGGGCACATCGAAGGAGAGCCGACCAGGCAGGGAGCGTTTCCTCGCACCTTTGTTCACTTCCTCTCAGAGTGA